Part of the Aquamicrobium lusatiense genome is shown below.
GTGATCTGAAAGTGCAGGGGAAGGGCTCTGCGCTGACATATTGTTTCATTGCGACACGGAGGCGTTTCAGCTAGAGAGGCCGCATTGAAACGGAGCCGGTGTAGCAACGATGCAACTCCTCGACACGATAAAGAAGACATTCGTGCCGATCCATCGCGAGGGCTATCCCTTCATAGCCATCTTCGCCGTGGTGACACTGGCGATGGGCTATTTTTCCGGGTTCCTGCTGTGGGTCGGAGCTATACTCACGGCATGGTGTATCTATTTCTTCCGTGACCCTGAACGCGTCACGCCGGTTGATGACAGTCTGGTGATCAGTCCCGCCGATGGCGTCGTCACAGCGGTCGGCCCTGCGGTGCCGCCGCAAGAGCTTGGTCTGGGCGGCGCTGAAATGACCCGCATATCGGTGTTCATGGACGTGTTTTCCTGCCATGTGAACCGCGCGCCGGTGCGCGGCCGCATTACCCGTATCGAGCATCGTCCGGGCCGCTTCATGAATGCCGAGCTGGACAAGGCGAGCAGCGAGAACGAGCGCAACGGCCTCGTCATCGAAAGCCCGAACGGCACGGTGGCGGCGGTGCAGATCGCCGGTCTGGTGGCGCGCCGCATCCTGTGCTGGGCCGAGACCGGTTCCGACACCATGGTCGGCGAGCGCTTCGGCCTGATCCGCTTCGGCTCGCGTGTCGATGTGTATCTGCCCGAAGGGGCGGTGCCGCGTGTCGCCATCGGCCAGACGGCTGTCGGCGGCGAGACGGTGCTTGCCGAGTTCGGCGGCAAGGAGGCCGCGCCCGTGGTGCGCGTGTCGTAGACCGGTCCGATGACCCCACCCTACAGGAAATTCGAGCCACACGGATCCGGGGGACCCCGCATCCGCGAAATCCCCTTGCGGATGGTGTTCCCGAACCTGCTCACGGTTCTCGCCATCTGCGCTGGTCTGTCCGGCATCCGCTTTGCCTTTGAAGGCCGGTTCGAGACGGCGGTGGTGATGGTGCTGATCGCCGCCTTCCTCGACGGGCTGGACGGGCGGGTGGCGCGCCTTCTCAAGGCGACTTCCAAATTCGGCGCACAGATGGATTCCATCGCCGACATCGTCAATTTCGGTGTGGCCCCGGCCTTGGTGCTCTACGCTTTCCTGCTCGACCGCGCGGGGTCGCCGGGCTGGATCGCGGCGCTGCTCTTCGCCATTGCCTGCGGCATGCGCCTTGCCCGCTTCAACGTGCTGGAGGAAGCGCAGGACAGGCCGTCATGGCAGGCGGAATATTTCGTCGGGGTTCCTGCTCCTGCGGGGGCCGCGGTGGTGATGCTGCCGCTGTACCTCTCCTTCATCGGCTTCGAGCCGACCCGCTACGGCGCTTTCCTCGCCACAGGCTTCACCGTCATCGTGGCCTTCCTGTTGGTCAGCCGCCTGCCGGTTTATTCGGGCAAGAGCCTCAAAGTGCCGGGCGATCGCATGCTGCTGGTCATCCTGGCCATCGTGCTCGTGTTTCTGCTGCTGGTCAGCTATCCGTGGTACACGCTCACCGC
Proteins encoded:
- a CDS encoding phosphatidylserine decarboxylase, whose translation is MQLLDTIKKTFVPIHREGYPFIAIFAVVTLAMGYFSGFLLWVGAILTAWCIYFFRDPERVTPVDDSLVISPADGVVTAVGPAVPPQELGLGGAEMTRISVFMDVFSCHVNRAPVRGRITRIEHRPGRFMNAELDKASSENERNGLVIESPNGTVAAVQIAGLVARRILCWAETGSDTMVGERFGLIRFGSRVDVYLPEGAVPRVAIGQTAVGGETVLAEFGGKEAAPVVRVS
- the pssA gene encoding CDP-diacylglycerol--serine O-phosphatidyltransferase; the protein is MTPPYRKFEPHGSGGPRIREIPLRMVFPNLLTVLAICAGLSGIRFAFEGRFETAVVMVLIAAFLDGLDGRVARLLKATSKFGAQMDSIADIVNFGVAPALVLYAFLLDRAGSPGWIAALLFAIACGMRLARFNVLEEAQDRPSWQAEYFVGVPAPAGAAVVMLPLYLSFIGFEPTRYGAFLATGFTVIVAFLLVSRLPVYSGKSLKVPGDRMLLVILAIVLVFLLLVSYPWYTLTASVIGYLVFLPLSVLAYSRRAKREGETELPPDVDARISE